TCCATGCTAACAAACAGCAAACGTCTATGTGGTGCCACATAACGTATTAACACCCAATGAACCGAGAGGCTCTCGTCAATTGTCTCTGTCCCACGTTCCTCTAATGCTGTTCTTCTCTGACTGTCTTCTTCTCTTCTCTAATTCAGGGATGAGTTGTTGAGTGAGACTAGTTTCCCTGACTGACCAACCCTCCCTGCCTTTATTCGAGGACTGTCCGAGCTCCACTCTCTGTATCTGTGTCCCTCACTCCCACCTAGAACCCAAATTTGGACGCTTGTCTGTATGACTGGACAAATGTCCCTTCTACACCCTACATACTTAAAATCTGTGTGCCTTTTTTTCAACATCTGATCAATAAACGTGTTTGAAAAATCGTCACCCCGTATCTGTTGTGTGCGTGGCCCCCAAAACCCCTCTTTGTTTGTGACCCCATAAAACCACCTTTgtaaatatgtactattgtagCATGTGCCTGAAAACACCCTACAAAGCATGGACTGTTGCATTGCAATACATCTGAAACGGTGGATCTGATATCCGTTTTCTTTGTAACtcaaacatgttttgtttttcttttaaattgcagagcaaatgttaaaagttctccagcagagaaaggggagcaGTACTTGTAGTTTGGGAGAGGGCGACTTCGTGGGTCACAAGCTGTTAGATTTTGGCAACAGACAAGACACTCTCTTTCGGTAAAAGAAAAAGCAAAGAACTCCAGTAGAAACTTATTCTAGATTTCGATCCCTGTAATACAGACGATGCAGAGGTTCATAAAGTCAAGCAATGCATTTCCAAACAACGTGACTTTGTACTGTAGTATAAAACAAATGTCAGAAATTTGATAAGGAGTGAGCCACAACAGCATTACCGCAAAGTGTGCGACAAATATGTCATTTTTTTGTTACAGTTGGAGTTATACTTGCCGAAAAACTATATCACTCATCTGGAGAGCATTGATTCAGGgtacattataatgcatttaaataattatgcaaATCTTCAATATGTGCGGTGTAATATACTTTGAACTATAACTGTGTTTTGACTCACAAATGTCTTTTAGTTTGCTAATAGTTTCTATTCTTTCTTGGCGTATATGAAATGGATCTTTTACCCATGGTAAAATCAatagttttttttccttcttcttctgtttttttgttcataAAACGTATGGTGCGTAAACTTTGAGGGGTTTGTCGCATTTGATTTTGCTTCAAAAGAGACCCACATGTGACACAGATACAATTAAATCTCTCTAGTGCACTTATGATTTGTCTTGGTGAATTGTATTCAACCTGCATTGAAAGGCACTATTTATCACAAATAATGTCTTTGAAGTGATCGCGGAGTCTGTAGGTTGACATTAGAAATATTTTAGTTCATGTTCCACCAATTATGTTACCTAATATTCAAGTATGTATCATCTCATATGATGTATCAAGCTTTCTGTTCatctgttttaaaataaaataaactatacaaagatatatttttgtgtgtgtcagtTGGGGAAAGTGCTGTTTGCCTGTTGTCACATGCTTATGATATTTTGACCAGGACTGTTAATGCAGAAaacaaactgtaaataaaaaatgaaaagatttaacacactttttttttttatctgttcaCAAACATTGATAAAAACAGAAGTACAAAGCCAAAGGATTTTATATAATTCAACAACAATAAGGTGAGCTAAATGATTATAAACTAAACAAGCTAAATGAAGTCTGGGAAGAAAAATGCAACAAGTAGTTCAAACACACCTGGAGAAATGCTATCCATTATTATTTACAGGATTATATAGGATTTGGACCTGGATGCTACAatttttgctttgctttaaTTTGCCATGTGACTAATCACTTCATATTAGAAgttctcaaataaataaataaatgataaataatgtaaatccaaaccaataaataaataaataataataatatatatattatattatacacataaagtagtggccaaaattattagaacactagttgTTTTTTTGCTGTACATTTTAGACATGTCTTGAGTGGTACTTGCATCATTTTCCAATCTTGTCTTCAAAAGTTCTTGTTCATTCTCTATTatcatattacagtttttctcagtcgctttggtacatttctcagatcagaaatgaaattctcaaaactacttgttcgacctccacatcatctagtcacttgtgcacatcataaaagcagtttctcattcttttgaacaagttgcgattgctttggtacatttatGCAATTGATTATCAACAGCCAgagagaagaagaggaagaggaagaggaagaggaagaggagtgAGGCTGCGTGGCGGAGGAGTTGGGaggcaaaacagaggaagaggcagaaGATGCCGAGGACATATGCGTGTTCCTGATGAGATAAGAGCCACACTTGTAGACCACATTCTCAATCATGGGCTTACAATGGCCGAGGCTGGTCGAAGGGTGCAGCCAAATGTTGGGAGAACAACTGTGTCCTCAATCATTCAGACTTTTCGTCAACAGAACAGGTATGTAATCTAACAATAGGCACTGTACTGTAATACTGTATACTTTCTGTAATGCTTCATACAATATTACAGGATTCCACttgcattttacaatatacaGTAAGTATACTTTAAACAGTGACATTTTATCTTACTcaattttgtgttttcattactATATTTTTTCCACATAGGACTGCAAGACAACTTCACAGGGCTGGCAGAGGGCCCCTTTTCACACCTGAACAGGAGGAGGCTATTTGCACCATGGTTGTAGAAAACAATGCCATAAGACTAAGGGAGATAAAGAGTGCCATTATAGAGGACAACAACATCTTTGAAAACATCCAAACAGTCAGCATCTCAACCATTGACAGGGTGCTGAAAAGACACCAAATGAATATGAAGCAGCTGTACACTGTTCCATTTGGAAGAAATGGTGAAAGAGTGAAGGAGCTGCGCTACCAGTATGTACAGGTAAAACATGTATGAGCATGCAGCAACTGTACCTCACAGTAAACAGTACAACATCATATAgtgatatacagtacagtaagtGTGACCTTTACACATTTGCTATGACTGTAGAAAAGAAGATGCAATATGTGCTGTCTACATTTGATGTAACTGTATCTTggtcaaaatgaaaatgcatataattCATAAAACTCATTTTGTGTCTTCTGGATATAGCGTATAATGGAACTGGAAGCAAGTGAACCACCGCACAGCTTCATCTACATGGATGAGGCTGGCTTCAACCTAACGAAACGCAGAAGGCGTGGTCGAAATATCATCGGCCACAGAGCTACAGTTGATGTGCCAGGCCAACGGGGCGGGAACATAACCATGGGTGCTGCTATCTCTGAGAATGGTGTGCTAACACATATTCCCATTATTGGGCCATACAATACAGAGCATCTTGTCACCTTTTTAGACGCTCTCTACAGGGATCTCATCCCTGAACAAGAGAGGGGTCAGATTGGAGATGACCTGCCAAAGTACGGAATTTTCCTCTGCATGGAGGTGGAAAGTATATGATCGCCAGCCACATACACAGATGACCCTTCTGACTGCCATGGATGCAGCGTGTGATGACATCACAGCAGACGCCTGCAGAGGCTGGATAAGACGCTCTAAAAGATTCTTTCCAAGCTGCATCGCAAGAGAAGATATTCGTTGTGATGTGGATGAGAATTTGTGGCCCAACAGACAGGAACGTCAGGAGGTGTAGGAAGACTGCACTGTAATTCCTACAGCACTGCATGTACAGTTTTCCCTAAGGAGATTGTCCTATGTTCACATTTctacctttttttgtttgtttgtttctttgtgctATGTAGTGCTGTCTTTTCCTTTCTGTACCGCAATGACATGGTCTGTCAACAGATAACAGTACAAACAGTAAAAGTGTAAATGTGACTCTTgtccagtctctttcaatcaatatcctacatacagtaatgtgtaaatgtgtacgtttgaaatggatatatggcatacatgaAAAGTGcagcattctgcatttcaatacagtaactgtcattcAAACTGTTGCAATAGTTTACATCAGAACATCCCTCCAGAGtacactgttatattgacaacatgactaagcaatTTGACTGTCTTGTCCGTacacaatgacacaaggacttgtcattctgatggcactgacaTGTTCATTGACacagatatttatttttgagagatgaactaagtATTTTGAGCAAGAGACTggcttttgcaggtaatccATGGTGTTTTGCTATTTGTACAAGTTGATTTGAGAAATGCACTTACTGTTTTGCAAATAGTAAGGATgatttgagaaatgcaccaaagcgactgagaaaaactgtaataaaaggCCAAAATAAAACTCGCTGACTTCGCCTCATCAATTAAATGGGGCATGTAAAACCAGGTTAACAATTAAACCAGCTCAATCGGAGTCTAGTCAGATGATAAATCAGACCCGAGAATGAATGTCTGTGTATGTCTCACCCCCATCTCTGTGATTCAGACCTGTTTTTTACACCTGGATGATCTTTTCCTCATGAATGCTGTGCTTGACCGAGCGTCTGGACCCCTGATGGCACTCAATTTGAGCAAAAGATAGactgtctgttttgtttggacTGACTTGGCCTGGTTTCAAAGTCATTAATGTAATCTTTCTGACTGGTGTTTGGACGAGGGGTGAAACAGGTCTATGCTTTTGCCAATCCCATTTATGATAGTGCCATGTTAGAGTCATGCGGTTGTTTATCAGTAAAGCAGCATTACATACAGTCTGACTCTGCCTTCAAGTTATGGCAATAATTATTAATGAGATGAAGCACGAATGAACACAATGGAAGTTAATTGTTGTTATAATGGTGAATGcagactttttattttgtatgcattttCATGCTGACGAAGAGTAGTGATAAAGCTACACTGAGGTAATTCTACATAGTGGCAAAAATccattacacccctactctGTGTTTTGTTGCATTAGTGCTAAAAGAGtgtaaacagaaagaaaaaaaatgttaaattgtcCATTGTGTCCACTTCATTTTGACCAAAATTACTTACATTACATCATAATTTTACCTTTCAAACTAACTTGTACATTGAAACCTGAAGGCAGCATGAATCCCAAGTCCCTGTAAGGTTGCCAGAATCATAAACAGCAGCTTTTAGTTCTTATGTATTCAACACTCACATTGCAGCCTATGGTTTTCAGAAGCATTTGGTGGATTGCTGACTTGGTATAATGTTTAATTACATCCGATAATTTTGAGAGTATTTGTCAACATGCACAGTGTACGGAGGGGGAAATTTCAGCACatgatgatggatggatgtcGAAAGAGAAAATGAGTGAAACCTCAGCTATTCCGGAATGTTCTTTAACAGTTTTCCATCACGTGTTTtccattttcaaattaatttaatttaaagttgcATTATGTGCTGTTTACCATTCCGGTTTCATGATTACATGGTAAAAAGAATCAactaatgttgaaaacaaatgaaataattaaaataaatgaattaaacattacagACTCCATGTTCAGGCACTTCTAAAATCCTCTTCTATTtcaaaatccacaaaaaaaaaaaaataaataattgcagaACACGAAATGTCAAAACCAAAGAATggtgttaaatatttaatcacaGCCAAGAACTAAGAGTGTTTTTTGGTTAAATACATCTACTTTAGAGTACATAAAAGagttatgtgtttatttttgacTTTGCAAAGTTTCGATTGccaggaacagttcacccaaatatgaacATTTGCTGTAAATGTACTCACCCACATGCAGGAAATCCGagatttgtttcttcatcagaacagatttggagaaatgtagcattacatcatttgctcaccaatggatcctctgcagtgaatgggtgccgtcagaatgagagtccaaacagctgataaaaacatcacaataatccacaagtaatccatcaattaatgtcttgtgaagtgaaaagctgcatgtttggtagaatatatatatatatatatatatacacacacatactgccattcaaaaatttgggatctgtaagatttttaatgttttttaagggagtctcttctgctcatcaaggctgtatttacttgatcaaaaatacagaaaaaaactgtaatattgtgaaatcttattgcaatttctaatattggtttcctattttaatagaatttaatatagaatttattcatgtgacgcagccctgaattttcagcatcattaatccagtcttcagtgtcacatgatccttcagaaatcataatatgctgatttattatcagtgttgataCTATTGTGCTGCTTCTTTGAttaatacaaagttaaaaagaacagcattttctaacaatataagtcattactatgactttttattcatttaacacatccctcctgcataaaagtattaatttccttaaaaaaagaaagaaaacatatactgacctcaaacttttgaatagcgtTGTATATTGTAGAAAATGCTGtccttttaatctttttattaatcaaagaat
The Onychostoma macrolepis isolate SWU-2019 chromosome 11, ASM1243209v1, whole genome shotgun sequence genome window above contains:
- the LOC131549924 gene encoding uncharacterized protein LOC131549924, whose protein sequence is MRVPDEIRATLVDHILNHGLTMAEAGRRVQPNVGRTTVSSIIQTFRQQNRTARQLHRAGRGPLFTPEQEEAICTMVVENNAIRLREIKSAIIEDNNIFENIQTVSISTIDRVLKRHQMNMKQLYTVPFGRNGERVKELRYQYVQRIMELEASEPPHSFIYMDEAGFNLTKRRRRGRNIIGHRATVDVPGQRGGNITMGAAISENGVLTHIPIIGPYNTEHLVTFLDALYRDLIPEQERGQIGDDLPKYGIFLCMEVESI